One Chromobacterium paludis genomic window carries:
- a CDS encoding IS5 family transposase, which translates to MRGVRNDSQTNLFSYIQLEDRIPAHHPLRKIRQMVDLVLGSMNDVFDGLYSRVGRPSIPPEHLLRASLLQVLYTIRSERLLVEQLDYNLLFRWFVGLSADARVWDHSTFSQNRDRLFTEDVARAFFIRVRSLAEWGKLTSDEHFSVDGTLIDAWASHKSFVHKDDDTSPPAGRNPDVDFRGEKRSNQTHQSRTDPEARLARKSAGDASRLCHMAHILTENRNGLVVDVSVSEVNGHAENIEALNLLLRNAKKGSTVGADKGYDTPAFVNGCRDLGITPHVARKRVGSAIDSRTTRHEGYAISQRRRKRIEECFGWLKTVGGLRKTKLIGRAKLAGQTFLAFATYNLIRMGSLSGCWGGSHV; encoded by the coding sequence ATGAGAGGCGTCCGCAACGACAGTCAGACCAATCTGTTCAGCTACATCCAGCTGGAAGATCGCATCCCGGCTCATCACCCGCTGCGCAAGATCCGCCAGATGGTCGACCTGGTGCTCGGCTCGATGAATGACGTATTCGACGGCTTATATTCCCGCGTCGGGCGGCCTTCGATTCCGCCTGAACATCTGCTGCGCGCCTCCCTGCTGCAAGTGCTCTACACCATCCGCTCCGAGCGGCTGCTGGTAGAGCAACTGGACTACAACCTGCTGTTTCGCTGGTTCGTCGGCCTTTCCGCCGATGCCCGCGTATGGGATCACTCGACCTTCTCGCAAAATCGCGACCGCTTGTTTACCGAAGACGTCGCCCGCGCCTTCTTCATTCGCGTACGCAGCCTGGCCGAGTGGGGCAAGCTCACCAGCGACGAACATTTCAGCGTCGACGGCACGCTGATCGATGCCTGGGCTTCGCACAAAAGCTTTGTTCACAAGGATGACGACACGTCCCCACCCGCAGGGCGCAACCCGGACGTCGATTTCCGGGGCGAGAAGCGAAGCAACCAGACGCATCAATCGCGAACCGATCCGGAAGCGCGACTGGCCCGCAAGAGCGCCGGCGACGCCAGCCGCTTGTGCCATATGGCCCATATCCTGACCGAGAACCGCAACGGTCTGGTGGTGGACGTCTCGGTGTCCGAGGTCAATGGCCACGCCGAAAACATCGAAGCGCTGAACCTGTTGCTGCGCAATGCCAAGAAAGGCAGCACCGTCGGCGCGGACAAGGGCTATGACACGCCGGCTTTCGTGAACGGCTGCAGAGACTTGGGCATCACGCCGCACGTGGCGCGCAAGCGTGTCGGCAGCGCCATCGACAGCCGCACCACGCGCCATGAGGGTTACGCGATCAGCCAGCGGCGACGCAAACGGATCGAGGAATGCTTCGGCTGGCTGAAAACCGTCGGAGGCCTTCGCAAAACCAAACTGATCGGCCGGGCCAAACTGGCCGGGCAAACTTTTTTAGCGTTTGCGACCTATAACCTGATCCGCATGGGCAGCCTGTCCGGTTGCTGGGGCGGATCGCATGTATAG
- a CDS encoding GlxA family transcriptional regulator, whose amino-acid sequence MQTLRVAVLAFDGISPFHLSVPCMVLGELAQGFALTVCAARPGRLLTSAGFALTVEHGLEALREADVVIVPSWPNPATAAEPALLQALRQAHADGAQLVGLCLGACVLAEAGLLDGRRATTHWAYAEPFSRRYPAVRLDADVLYVEDGSLLTSAGTAAAIDCCLHLLRQRQGAEAANRVARRMVVAPHRQGGQAQFIAQPLPKAGRDSRLGELLDWLRAHLREAHTLDGLAARLAMSRRTFSRRFHGLTGATLGEWLADERLALSQRLLETTALSMDEVAEQAGLGSAVSLRRLYRHKLGVSPAAWRQAFRGADKA is encoded by the coding sequence ATGCAAACACTCAGAGTCGCCGTGCTGGCGTTTGACGGCATCAGTCCGTTTCATCTGTCCGTGCCCTGCATGGTATTGGGCGAGTTGGCCCAGGGCTTTGCGCTGACGGTGTGCGCCGCGCGGCCGGGCAGGCTGCTGACCAGCGCTGGTTTCGCGCTGACCGTGGAGCATGGGCTGGAGGCCTTGCGCGAGGCCGATGTGGTGATCGTGCCCAGCTGGCCCAATCCGGCGACGGCCGCCGAGCCGGCGCTGTTGCAAGCGCTGCGCCAGGCGCATGCCGATGGCGCGCAGCTGGTGGGGCTTTGCCTGGGCGCCTGCGTGCTGGCCGAGGCGGGCCTGCTCGACGGCCGCCGCGCCACCACGCATTGGGCTTATGCCGAGCCGTTCTCGCGGCGCTATCCTGCGGTGCGGCTGGACGCGGACGTGCTGTATGTGGAGGACGGCAGCCTGCTGACCTCGGCCGGCACGGCGGCGGCGATAGACTGCTGCCTGCACCTGCTGCGGCAACGCCAGGGCGCCGAGGCGGCCAACCGCGTGGCGCGGCGCATGGTGGTGGCGCCGCACCGCCAGGGCGGCCAAGCGCAGTTCATCGCGCAGCCCCTGCCTAAGGCCGGCCGGGACAGCCGCCTGGGCGAGCTGCTGGACTGGCTGCGCGCCCATCTGCGCGAGGCGCATACGCTGGACGGCCTGGCGGCGCGCCTGGCCATGAGCCGGCGCACCTTCTCCCGGCGTTTTCACGGGCTGACCGGCGCCACGCTGGGAGAATGGCTGGCGGACGAAAGGCTGGCCTTGAGCCAGCGCCTGTTGGAAACCACCGCGTTGTCGATGGATGAGGTGGCGGAGCAGGCGGGCCTGGGCTCGGCCGTGTCGCTGCGGCGGCTGTACCGCCACAAGCTTGGCGTGTCGCCCGCGGCTTGGCGGCAGGCCTTTCGCGGCGCGGATAAGGCCTAA
- a CDS encoding cysteine hydrolase family protein, producing the protein MQHAKQTALLVIDLQNDYFPAGKYPLHNTEQTLAHTLDAIGRAQSLQMPVILVQHVAASAASPFFAPDSEGVKIHAQVLAAAPDAPVVVKAHADSFLNTTLSALLEELKIDTLLVCGMMTQNCVTHTALSRAADGYQVKVLQDCCATVDPMIHAIALRALGDKVALLDRDAALAAA; encoded by the coding sequence ATGCAACACGCCAAACAAACCGCCCTGCTGGTCATCGACCTGCAAAACGACTACTTCCCGGCCGGCAAATATCCGCTGCACAACACCGAGCAGACCCTGGCCCATACTCTGGACGCCATCGGCCGAGCGCAAAGCCTGCAGATGCCGGTCATCCTGGTGCAGCACGTGGCCGCCAGCGCCGCCTCGCCCTTCTTCGCCCCGGACAGCGAAGGCGTGAAGATCCACGCTCAGGTGCTGGCAGCCGCGCCGGACGCGCCGGTGGTGGTGAAGGCGCACGCCGACAGCTTCCTCAACACGACGCTGTCCGCACTGCTGGAAGAGCTGAAGATAGACACGCTGCTGGTCTGCGGCATGATGACGCAGAACTGCGTCACCCACACCGCGCTGTCGCGCGCGGCAGATGGCTACCAGGTGAAAGTGCTGCAGGACTGCTGCGCCACGGTGGACCCGATGATCCATGCCATCGCGCTGCGTGCGCTGGGCGACAAGGTGGCGTTGCTGGACCGGGATGCGGCCCTGGCTGCGGCGTGA
- the tilS gene encoding tRNA lysidine(34) synthetase TilS — MAASRKTPPELADSLIQHWPDELSGLFAFEIGLSGGLDSVALLSLLCEARARLPQLRLSAVHVHHGLSPNADAWASHCQALCDALAVPLRVARVRVRAQAGEGLEAAARAARYAVYRQSTAQIVALAHHLDDQAETVLLQLLRGGGVKALAAMPAVRELDAGRLLWRPLLALTREQLEQYVRARGLAWVEDESNRDNRYRRNLLRNDILPRLERAVPHYRSHLARAAALQADAAAILDEVAAQDAASCRRGDGLDLARWQALSAPRQRQALLAWLGEQGWQSPEPAALHEFQRQLTQAGAASCPTLKLAGGLLFRFGGAIQAMPDLTPPSAGTCLPDLSGGRPLEVAEWGGWLEWERRPRGLADAVLAAGLTLLPRQGGEKLPAAAGRREVKDLLREAGLPPPLRQRWPLLYGADGQLLAVPGIAVSHTASAEPGWWPLWRPLPR, encoded by the coding sequence ATGGCCGCTTCAAGGAAGACGCCGCCTGAGCTGGCGGATAGCCTGATCCAACACTGGCCGGACGAACTGTCCGGCCTTTTCGCTTTTGAGATCGGGCTTTCCGGCGGCCTGGATTCCGTGGCCTTGCTGTCGCTGCTGTGCGAGGCCCGCGCGCGGCTGCCGCAGCTGCGGCTGTCCGCCGTGCATGTCCACCATGGCTTGAGCCCCAACGCCGACGCCTGGGCGTCGCACTGCCAGGCGCTGTGCGACGCGCTGGCCGTGCCCTTGCGCGTCGCGCGCGTGCGGGTGCGCGCGCAGGCAGGCGAAGGCCTGGAGGCGGCGGCGCGCGCGGCGCGCTACGCGGTTTACCGTCAATCCACGGCGCAGATCGTCGCCTTGGCCCACCATCTGGACGACCAGGCGGAGACGGTATTGCTGCAGTTGCTGCGCGGCGGCGGCGTCAAGGCGCTGGCGGCCATGCCCGCGGTGCGCGAGCTGGACGCCGGCAGGCTGCTGTGGCGCCCCTTGCTGGCGCTGACCCGCGAGCAATTGGAACAGTATGTCCGCGCGCGCGGCCTGGCTTGGGTGGAGGACGAAAGCAACCGCGACAACCGCTACCGGCGCAACCTGCTGCGCAACGATATCCTGCCGCGCTTGGAACGGGCGGTGCCGCATTACCGCAGCCATCTGGCGCGCGCGGCGGCGCTGCAGGCCGACGCGGCGGCCATTTTGGACGAAGTGGCCGCGCAGGATGCGGCGTCTTGCCGCCGCGGCGATGGCCTGGACCTGGCGCGCTGGCAGGCCTTGTCCGCGCCGCGCCAGCGCCAGGCGCTGTTGGCCTGGCTGGGCGAGCAAGGCTGGCAGTCGCCGGAGCCTGCGGCCCTGCATGAGTTTCAACGCCAGTTGACGCAGGCCGGCGCAGCCTCCTGCCCGACGCTGAAGCTGGCCGGCGGCCTGCTGTTCCGCTTCGGCGGCGCCATCCAGGCCATGCCCGATCTGACGCCGCCCTCAGCGGGCACATGCCTGCCGGATCTTTCCGGCGGCAGGCCGCTGGAGGTGGCGGAATGGGGCGGATGGCTGGAGTGGGAGCGGCGGCCGCGTGGCCTGGCTGATGCCGTTCTGGCTGCCGGATTGACGCTGCTGCCCCGGCAGGGCGGCGAAAAGCTGCCTGCCGCCGCAGGGCGGCGCGAGGTCAAGGACCTGCTGCGCGAAGCCGGCCTGCCGCCGCCGCTGCGCCAGCGCTGGCCCTTGCTCTACGGCGCGGACGGCCAGTTGCTGGCCGTGCCCGGCATCGCCGTGTCGCACACGGCCTCGGCGGAGCCGGGCTGGTGGCCGCTGTGGCGGCCGCTTCCGCGCTGA
- a CDS encoding acetyl-CoA carboxylase carboxyltransferase subunit alpha, whose translation MKPTFLDFEQPIAELENKIEELRFVQDDSVLDISEEIARLQKKSLELTKTLYAKLSPSQIAMVARHPQRPYTLDYIQAIFTDFEELHGDRAFADDAAIVGGLARFNGQSVMVIGHQKGRDTKEKIRRNFGMPHPEGYRKALRLMKLAEKFGIPVMTFVDTAGAWPGIGAEERSQSEAIGRNLYEMTRLRVPIIVTVIGEGGSGGALAIAVGDHVNMLQYATYSVISPEGCASILWKTAERASDAAEALGITAPRLKTLGLVDRVVTEPVGGAHRDHAQMMTTLKRVLQDELKEVQAKAMDELLKQRFDRLMSYGRFKEDAA comes from the coding sequence ATGAAGCCGACCTTTCTCGATTTTGAGCAGCCGATTGCCGAGCTCGAGAACAAAATTGAAGAGCTGCGTTTCGTGCAGGACGATTCTGTGCTGGATATCTCGGAGGAGATCGCCCGCCTGCAGAAGAAGAGTCTGGAGTTGACCAAGACGCTGTACGCCAAGCTCAGCCCGTCGCAGATCGCCATGGTGGCGCGCCATCCGCAGCGCCCCTACACGCTCGACTATATCCAAGCCATTTTCACCGACTTTGAGGAGTTGCACGGCGACCGCGCGTTTGCCGACGACGCGGCCATCGTGGGCGGCCTGGCGCGTTTCAACGGCCAGTCTGTCATGGTTATCGGCCATCAGAAGGGCCGCGACACCAAAGAGAAGATCCGCCGCAACTTCGGCATGCCGCATCCGGAGGGCTATAGAAAGGCGCTGCGCCTGATGAAGCTGGCGGAGAAGTTCGGCATCCCGGTGATGACCTTCGTCGATACCGCCGGCGCCTGGCCCGGCATCGGCGCAGAAGAGCGCAGCCAGTCCGAGGCGATTGGCCGCAATCTGTACGAGATGACCCGCCTGCGCGTGCCCATCATCGTCACCGTGATAGGTGAGGGTGGTTCTGGCGGCGCGCTGGCCATCGCCGTGGGCGACCATGTCAACATGCTGCAATACGCCACCTATTCGGTGATCTCGCCGGAGGGCTGCGCCTCCATTCTGTGGAAGACGGCCGAACGCGCGTCCGACGCGGCCGAGGCGCTGGGCATCACTGCGCCGCGGCTGAAGACGCTGGGCCTGGTCGACCGCGTGGTGACCGAACCGGTGGGCGGCGCCCATCGCGACCACGCGCAGATGATGACCACCCTGAAGCGGGTGCTGCAGGATGAGCTGAAAGAGGTCCAGGCCAAGGCCATGGACGAGCTGCTGAAACAACGCTTCGACCGCCTGATGAGCTATGGCCGCTTCAAGGAAGACGCCGCCTGA
- a CDS encoding FecR domain-containing protein, translated as MRIVILLTASLLPLPALADAPPDAAIWQYKVQAGDTVWSIASRHLLSADYIPQLRTDNRIANPRRLRPGSVLSIPYAWVKQHAAAAVLDAQAGPVSISGSHGEALSVTLGQRYASGTRFHTGRDAMLRLRFEDGSQLILNANSTLTLEQQAYFTSTGAILTQNRLDQGSAGSSVIPNLLMPSRYRIQTPSAVTTVRGTVFRVRSVAADDTATEVLRGKVNVNAQQGEVDVPAGFGSRGQAQGGRPIVLPPAPALTGLAARAEFNPPLLRWQAGAGETGYHLALSRADGENEQLQERETDAPRFAPLLPGNGGYRLAIRAINADGLQGFDSERPLQLHAYPLPPLLLNGPPAQQQRGEGLLLRSGASVAHPARVQIARDAAFQQRVFDGELTQAEWRTRLPGPGTWYWRAASIAPDGASGPYSDIQRVTVTGWLGVPDIQPAMLCSRRYPIDAAHYTLRLESASGAYEWPAPQPCWRLRDLPRGQFAVTIRIDGEHGYHAVENHPPITLP; from the coding sequence ATGCGCATCGTAATCTTGCTGACGGCATCCCTGCTGCCCCTGCCTGCCCTGGCAGATGCGCCTCCCGATGCGGCGATCTGGCAATACAAGGTCCAGGCCGGCGACACGGTATGGTCCATCGCCTCCCGCCACTTACTGTCCGCCGATTACATCCCCCAGCTGAGAACCGACAATCGGATCGCCAACCCTCGCCGGCTGCGCCCCGGCAGCGTGCTGAGCATCCCCTACGCCTGGGTCAAGCAGCATGCCGCCGCAGCCGTGCTGGACGCGCAGGCAGGGCCGGTATCCATCAGCGGCAGCCATGGCGAGGCCTTGAGCGTCACGCTCGGCCAACGCTACGCCAGCGGCACGCGTTTTCATACCGGCCGCGACGCCATGCTGCGGCTGCGCTTCGAAGACGGCTCCCAACTGATCCTGAACGCCAACAGCACCCTGACCCTGGAGCAACAGGCCTATTTCACCAGCACCGGCGCCATCTTGACGCAAAACCGGCTGGACCAGGGCAGCGCCGGCAGCTCGGTGATCCCCAACCTGCTGATGCCCAGCCGCTATCGGATTCAGACCCCCTCGGCAGTCACCACGGTGCGCGGCACCGTATTCCGCGTACGCAGCGTGGCGGCGGACGACACGGCAACCGAGGTGCTTCGCGGCAAGGTCAATGTCAACGCCCAGCAGGGCGAAGTGGATGTGCCGGCCGGCTTTGGCAGCCGCGGCCAGGCCCAGGGCGGACGCCCCATCGTCCTGCCGCCCGCGCCGGCGCTGACGGGGCTGGCCGCGCGCGCCGAATTCAACCCGCCTCTGCTGCGCTGGCAAGCCGGCGCCGGAGAAACCGGCTACCACCTGGCCCTGAGCCGGGCGGACGGCGAAAACGAGCAGCTGCAAGAGCGCGAAACCGATGCGCCGCGCTTCGCCCCGCTGCTTCCCGGCAATGGCGGCTACCGCCTGGCCATACGCGCCATCAATGCCGATGGCCTGCAGGGTTTCGACAGCGAGCGGCCATTGCAGCTTCACGCCTACCCGCTGCCGCCGCTGTTGCTGAATGGCCCGCCGGCGCAGCAACAGCGCGGCGAGGGCCTGCTGCTGCGCAGCGGCGCCAGCGTCGCGCATCCCGCGCGCGTGCAGATCGCGCGCGACGCCGCCTTTCAGCAGCGCGTTTTTGATGGCGAGCTGACGCAAGCGGAATGGCGGACCCGCCTGCCCGGTCCAGGCACTTGGTATTGGCGCGCCGCCTCCATCGCGCCCGACGGCGCATCGGGGCCGTATTCCGATATCCAGCGCGTGACCGTGACCGGCTGGCTGGGCGTGCCGGACATCCAGCCCGCCATGCTGTGCAGCCGCCGCTATCCCATTGACGCGGCGCATTACACCCTTAGGCTGGAGTCAGCGAGCGGCGCCTACGAATGGCCTGCGCCACAGCCCTGCTGGCGGCTGCGCGACTTGCCGCGCGGCCAGTTTGCCGTCACCATCCGCATTGACGGCGAACACGGCTATCACGCCGTGGAAAACCATCCGCCGATAACCTTGCCCTAA
- a CDS encoding CHASE2 domain-containing protein translates to MDDSTRTRPAWLAPCLLATAAFLLIGSQLLSRLDGWLYDALAGLRPDHRDHAALTVIAVDEKSLAELGRWPWPRSDHARLLDKLGQARAVGLDIAMIEPSPHPEGDRLLAAALRRNGKVAGPVFPELHGRLLVEARPLPLLADAMAALGHIDFEQDSDGIIRRVYLKAGLNHPRYDSFAGTVAALAQDRAAASPPALAAPPGSAWLRAQPVMIPFAKGKRPYQLVSYADALNRLSPASFAGRIVLIGATATGLGDTHPTPVSANDRGMSGVEINAFLLHGMLEGLLARPLDPFWQAALGALLLGLADWRLSRLRPARRLLAGYLLGSAAILAAAGGALFLARIWTGGGVAALLLAGAGGLRYTTQQSRLNKLALTDGLTGLANRRSFDEAFAAALAAHRRRGKPLALVLVDLDNFKGYNDRYGHYAGDDVLRHTAKTLRRCFRQKGEMPVRLGGEEFGVLLTDRDEAAALQAAERFRQSLEALALPHAANPPGRVTCSIGVVARVPEPDGARQLFEDADQALYLAKGSGRNRVCGSAGLSQAT, encoded by the coding sequence ATGGACGATAGCACTCGCACCCGGCCCGCTTGGCTCGCGCCCTGCCTGCTGGCGACGGCCGCCTTCCTGCTGATCGGCAGCCAATTGCTATCCCGTCTGGATGGCTGGCTGTACGACGCCCTGGCCGGACTACGCCCGGATCACCGCGACCACGCGGCACTCACCGTCATCGCCGTCGACGAGAAAAGCCTGGCCGAGCTGGGACGCTGGCCCTGGCCGCGCAGCGATCACGCCCGCCTGCTGGACAAGCTGGGCCAGGCGCGCGCCGTGGGCCTGGATATCGCCATGATAGAACCATCGCCTCACCCGGAAGGCGACCGTCTCCTGGCCGCCGCCCTGCGCCGCAACGGCAAAGTGGCGGGGCCGGTGTTTCCGGAACTGCATGGCCGCCTGCTGGTAGAAGCCAGACCCCTGCCCTTGCTGGCGGACGCCATGGCCGCCCTGGGCCACATCGACTTCGAGCAGGACAGCGACGGCATCATTCGCCGCGTCTACCTCAAGGCCGGCTTGAACCATCCGCGCTACGACAGCTTTGCCGGAACGGTGGCCGCGCTGGCGCAAGACAGAGCGGCCGCATCGCCGCCTGCGCTGGCCGCGCCCCCAGGCTCGGCCTGGCTGCGCGCCCAGCCGGTGATGATTCCGTTCGCCAAGGGCAAGCGCCCCTACCAACTGGTTTCCTATGCCGATGCGCTGAACCGCCTTTCTCCGGCCAGCTTCGCCGGCCGCATCGTGCTGATCGGCGCCACCGCCACCGGACTGGGCGATACCCACCCCACCCCGGTCTCCGCCAATGATCGCGGCATGTCCGGCGTGGAGATCAACGCCTTTTTGCTGCATGGCATGCTGGAAGGACTGCTGGCGCGGCCGCTGGATCCGTTCTGGCAAGCTGCGCTGGGCGCCTTGCTGCTGGGCCTGGCCGACTGGCGGCTGTCGCGGCTGCGCCCGGCCCGTCGCCTGCTGGCGGGCTATCTGCTGGGTTCTGCGGCCATTCTGGCGGCAGCGGGCGGCGCGCTGTTCCTGGCACGCATCTGGACCGGCGGCGGCGTGGCCGCGCTATTGCTGGCCGGCGCCGGCGGACTGCGTTACACCACTCAGCAGTCCAGGCTGAACAAGCTGGCGCTGACCGACGGACTGACCGGCCTGGCCAACCGCCGCAGTTTTGACGAAGCCTTCGCCGCCGCGCTGGCGGCGCATCGTCGCCGCGGCAAGCCCCTGGCCTTGGTCCTGGTGGACCTGGACAACTTCAAGGGCTACAACGACCGCTACGGCCACTACGCCGGCGACGACGTGCTGCGCCACACCGCAAAAACCTTGCGCCGCTGCTTCCGCCAAAAGGGCGAAATGCCGGTACGGCTGGGCGGGGAAGAGTTTGGCGTTCTTTTGACAGACCGCGACGAAGCCGCCGCCCTGCAGGCTGCCGAACGCTTCCGGCAAAGCCTGGAAGCCCTGGCCCTGCCGCATGCGGCCAATCCGCCAGGACGCGTCACCTGCAGCATAGGCGTGGTCGCCCGCGTCCCGGAACCGGATGGCGCGCGCCAATTGTTTGAAGACGCCGACCAGGCGCTCTACCTGGCCAAGGGCAGCGGCCGCAACCGCGTTTGCGGCAGCGCCGGCCTGTCGCAAGCGACGTGA
- a CDS encoding disulfide bond formation protein B: MVLNISRRQGFLLVAAACAGAIGFALYAQYQLGEEPCPLCILQRIGVMAVGALALLAALHNPGRGGARVWGGLMTLAALAGAGVSLRQLWLQSLPADQVPQCGPGLEFLMESFPLWEVLSKVLKGSGECAAIQGRFLGMTMPFWVAVFFAGVIAWTFWLLRRKR, from the coding sequence ATGGTTTTGAATATCAGCAGGCGGCAAGGTTTTTTGTTGGTCGCGGCGGCTTGCGCCGGCGCTATCGGCTTTGCGCTGTACGCGCAATATCAGTTGGGTGAGGAGCCTTGCCCGCTGTGCATCCTGCAAAGAATCGGCGTGATGGCGGTGGGGGCGCTGGCCTTGCTGGCGGCGCTGCATAATCCCGGGCGCGGCGGCGCCCGCGTTTGGGGCGGCTTGATGACGCTGGCCGCGCTGGCTGGCGCCGGGGTGTCGCTGCGCCAATTGTGGTTGCAAAGCCTGCCGGCGGACCAGGTGCCGCAGTGCGGGCCGGGCCTGGAGTTCCTGATGGAATCTTTCCCGCTGTGGGAGGTGCTGTCCAAGGTGCTGAAGGGCAGCGGCGAATGCGCGGCGATCCAGGGGCGCTTTCTCGGCATGACCATGCCGTTCTGGGTGGCGGTGTTCTTTGCCGGGGTGATCGCCTGGACGTTCTGGCTGCTGCGCCGCAAGCGCTGA
- a CDS encoding patatin-like phospholipase family protein yields the protein MRRPSKIGLVLSGGGARAAYQVGVLLGISRLLPDPERNPFPIICGTSAGAINAVALASGAGNYTLAVSALAKVWKQLHIHEVYDASSLYFAKTFLHFGISLLSGGHVWRNPQSFLDNAPLRQLLARIMNFDGVSQALDEGALQALALTASCYTTGMSVTFFQGAEGLDEWSRYQRLGLRERIGLDHVMATSAIPLIFPSVKIGEKFYCDGAVRQLSPLSPALHLGAEKLFVVGLASQRPDTIERRNIGSYPMPAQVFGHLLNSVFIDSMAVDMERLQRVNHTVSLLQGHAELANQTKLKSVDIFQLNPSKSLEGIVYRHTHLFPPILRFIMKSTGGTRQRGTALATYLLFEPGYCRELIALGYHDALQHRDEIRAFLEL from the coding sequence ATGCGCAGGCCCAGCAAAATCGGTTTGGTGTTGTCCGGCGGCGGCGCGCGCGCCGCTTATCAGGTGGGCGTTCTGCTGGGCATTTCCCGACTGCTGCCGGACCCGGAGCGCAATCCCTTCCCCATCATCTGCGGCACTTCGGCCGGCGCGATCAATGCCGTGGCCCTGGCGTCCGGCGCGGGCAATTACACGCTGGCGGTCAGCGCCTTGGCCAAGGTGTGGAAGCAGCTGCATATCCACGAAGTGTATGACGCCAGCAGCCTGTATTTCGCCAAGACCTTCCTGCATTTCGGCATTTCGCTGCTGAGCGGCGGCCATGTCTGGCGCAATCCGCAGAGTTTTCTCGACAATGCGCCGCTGCGGCAGCTGCTGGCGCGCATCATGAATTTCGATGGCGTGTCACAGGCCCTGGATGAGGGCGCGTTGCAGGCGCTGGCCTTGACGGCTTCCTGCTACACCACGGGCATGTCGGTGACTTTTTTCCAGGGGGCGGAGGGCTTGGACGAGTGGTCGCGCTATCAGCGGCTGGGCCTGCGAGAGCGCATAGGCTTGGACCATGTGATGGCAACCTCGGCCATCCCTTTGATTTTTCCTTCGGTGAAGATTGGCGAGAAGTTCTATTGCGACGGCGCGGTGCGCCAACTGTCGCCGCTGTCGCCAGCGCTGCATCTGGGCGCGGAAAAGTTGTTCGTGGTGGGGCTGGCAAGCCAGCGGCCGGATACCATAGAGCGGCGCAATATCGGCTCCTACCCGATGCCGGCCCAGGTGTTCGGCCACCTGCTCAACAGCGTGTTCATCGACAGCATGGCGGTGGACATGGAGCGGCTGCAGCGCGTCAACCACACCGTTTCCCTGCTGCAAGGCCATGCAGAGCTGGCCAATCAAACCAAGCTGAAGTCGGTGGATATCTTCCAGCTCAATCCCAGCAAGTCGCTGGAAGGCATCGTGTACCGGCATACCCATCTCTTCCCGCCCATTCTGCGCTTCATCATGAAAAGCACCGGCGGCACCCGGCAGCGCGGCACCGCCCTGGCCACCTACCTTTTGTTCGAGCCGGGCTATTGCCGGGAGCTGATCGCCCTGGGCTATCACGACGCCTTGCAGCATCGGGATGAGATCCGGGCTTTCCTGGAGCTGTAG
- a CDS encoding DNA-3-methyladenine glycosylase family protein gives MSILDCDISLPSGFRPQDILAFHRRDGERLAEQVDDDGLKKGLLWRGQPACLALRFADGHAHLRLMVDGEAGADGQAELAGMGRRMLGLNQPVEAFERQYRDHPQLGALIAARAGLRVPQTATPFEALAWAITGQQISVAAAVTIRRRMLLLCDCRHSSGLLCHPDAARLAALTADQLGEAGFSRAKSRAVLALSQAAANGTLPLDAWLAGTPADQIAERLLAVPGIGPWTVSYALLRGYGWLDGSLHGDVAVRKALGMVLGQAGKPDQKQTQEWLGAFAPWRALVAAHLWALLQAGGF, from the coding sequence ATGTCCATCCTAGATTGCGATATTTCCCTGCCGTCCGGCTTCCGTCCGCAGGATATCCTGGCTTTTCATCGCCGAGACGGCGAACGGCTGGCGGAACAGGTGGACGACGATGGGCTGAAAAAGGGCTTGCTGTGGCGCGGCCAGCCGGCCTGCCTGGCGCTGCGCTTCGCGGACGGCCATGCCCACTTGCGGTTGATGGTGGATGGCGAGGCGGGGGCGGATGGTCAGGCTGAACTGGCCGGCATGGGCCGGCGCATGCTGGGCTTGAATCAGCCGGTGGAGGCGTTCGAGCGGCAATATCGGGACCATCCGCAGCTGGGCGCGCTGATCGCCGCGCGCGCCGGCCTGCGGGTGCCGCAGACGGCCACGCCGTTCGAGGCCTTGGCCTGGGCCATCACCGGCCAGCAGATCAGCGTGGCGGCGGCGGTCACGATACGCCGGCGCATGCTGCTGCTGTGCGATTGCCGCCATTCCTCCGGCCTGCTGTGCCATCCGGATGCGGCGCGGCTGGCGGCGCTGACGGCGGATCAATTGGGCGAGGCCGGTTTCTCCCGCGCCAAAAGCCGCGCCGTTCTGGCCTTGAGCCAGGCCGCGGCGAATGGGACGCTGCCCTTGGATGCCTGGTTGGCGGGAACGCCGGCCGATCAGATCGCGGAGCGTCTGCTGGCGGTGCCGGGCATTGGTCCGTGGACGGTCAGCTATGCCTTGCTGCGCGGCTATGGCTGGCTGGACGGTTCGCTGCATGGCGACGTGGCGGTGCGCAAGGCGCTGGGCATGGTGTTGGGCCAGGCGGGAAAGCCCGACCAGAAGCAGACGCAGGAGTGGCTGGGCGCGTTCGCGCCGTGGCGCGCGCTGGTGGCGGCGCATTTGTGGGCCTTGCTGCAGGCGGGCGGTTTCTGA